Proteins found in one Solitalea lacus genomic segment:
- a CDS encoding putative LPS assembly protein LptD: MKLSDKHFLQTFAVFLFLSILSVFSSTSKAYDRDFLLFLPKSNLAKDTVKVKTNKIDTIKIDTVTKKGIKRHKSSNAIKSKVDYTAKDSIITDLDGKFLYLYKDAVVTYEGITLKADFMRINQNTMEVYAKGIKDSANLYTGRPFISGQGSDLIADSLAYNFKSKKAKVWSGVSKEGEGFIRGGQMKLNEKQEGFLKGGVYTTCNDPSHMHFGIQITKAKVMKNRVVTGPAYLFIEDIPTPLVLPFGFFPKTSKRANGLIFPSVGEDAQKGFFLRDIGYYLGLTDNMDMALKGSIFTNGSYDLGLSSRYLVRYKYTGNLNFTYSNQIFGEEGTAGYSNTKDFRILWSHSQSRQGTGSNFSASVNAGTTSFYQNTGSFVPLPNRFNNTIGSSIAYSKTWLGTPFNLTTSLTTSQELNSGSVYISLPNLNFSVARITPFDSKKRIGPQRWYHKLGLNYNLQFDNNLQTYDSLLFKSGIADQIKTRITHTSSLQTNFNVLKYINISPSIPYTENWYFKTITKTVDSVTNKPITTYNNGFKAAREYSFSVSASTTLYGIKQFKKGGVKAIRHTLRPSVGYSYRPDFSDPKYGYYKTYTDTAGNPVQYSVFETGGPGTGKSSALSFSLSNNIEMKVRSKKDTINGEKKISILNDLSFSSSYNFAAEHFRLAPINMSGFTNLFKTVNLNFSAVFNPYATDSLGRDIDRYSIANGGPLVRVTSASIGLSANFNSKSKNRPALTPQQRRDLYLIDPNPNEFIDFNIPWNLGVNYSLSYFNQGNTSSVSQIVNINGDFSLTQKWKINGMTGYDFTNKSLSQTSLGIVRDLHCWDLSIYWIPFGAYKSYNIDLRVRSSILQDLKLSKRRPYYYNDTY, encoded by the coding sequence TTGAAATTATCAGATAAGCATTTTTTACAAACCTTTGCTGTCTTCTTGTTTCTATCAATTTTAAGCGTTTTTAGTTCTACTTCAAAAGCTTATGATAGGGATTTTTTGCTATTTCTACCAAAATCAAACCTGGCGAAAGACACCGTAAAAGTTAAAACCAACAAAATTGATACAATTAAAATTGATACAGTTACTAAGAAAGGTATAAAACGTCATAAAAGTAGTAATGCAATAAAGTCTAAAGTTGATTACACGGCTAAGGACTCTATTATTACTGACTTAGATGGAAAGTTTCTGTATTTATATAAAGATGCTGTTGTCACCTATGAAGGAATAACTCTTAAAGCTGACTTTATGCGTATAAACCAAAACACGATGGAGGTTTATGCAAAAGGTATAAAGGATTCAGCAAATTTATATACAGGTCGTCCATTTATATCCGGTCAAGGAAGTGATTTAATTGCCGATAGTTTGGCTTATAATTTTAAATCCAAAAAGGCAAAAGTTTGGTCTGGCGTGAGCAAGGAAGGGGAAGGATTTATCAGAGGCGGCCAAATGAAATTAAATGAAAAACAGGAAGGATTTTTAAAAGGTGGTGTCTATACAACATGTAACGACCCCAGTCATATGCACTTTGGAATTCAAATAACCAAAGCCAAAGTAATGAAAAACAGGGTAGTAACAGGGCCGGCTTACTTGTTTATCGAAGATATTCCAACTCCTTTAGTATTACCATTTGGTTTTTTTCCTAAAACATCAAAAAGGGCTAACGGATTGATTTTTCCGTCAGTTGGAGAAGATGCTCAAAAAGGCTTTTTCCTAAGAGATATAGGGTATTATTTAGGCCTAACCGATAACATGGATATGGCCCTAAAAGGGAGTATTTTCACAAATGGAAGTTATGATTTGGGATTATCATCACGTTATTTGGTTCGATACAAGTATACAGGAAATCTGAATTTTACTTATTCCAATCAAATTTTTGGAGAGGAAGGGACCGCTGGCTACTCAAATACCAAGGATTTTAGGATTTTATGGTCGCACTCGCAGAGCCGGCAAGGAACCGGGTCTAACTTTTCGGCATCTGTAAATGCCGGAACTACCAGCTTTTATCAAAATACGGGAAGTTTTGTTCCTCTGCCGAACCGTTTCAATAATACTATCGGATCATCAATTGCTTATTCCAAAACATGGCTTGGCACACCGTTTAACCTAACTACGAGTTTAACAACCAGTCAGGAACTAAATTCAGGATCTGTTTATATAAGCTTACCTAACCTGAACTTTAGCGTTGCCCGGATTACTCCATTTGATTCTAAGAAAAGGATAGGTCCTCAACGTTGGTATCATAAGTTGGGATTAAATTACAACCTCCAGTTTGATAACAATTTGCAAACTTATGACAGTCTATTGTTTAAATCGGGGATTGCAGATCAGATTAAAACCCGTATTACACATACGAGTTCATTGCAAACCAATTTCAATGTACTTAAATATATAAACATCAGTCCTAGTATACCGTACACTGAGAATTGGTACTTTAAAACCATAACAAAAACCGTTGACTCTGTAACAAATAAACCTATTACAACTTATAATAATGGTTTTAAAGCAGCAAGGGAATATAGTTTTTCTGTTTCAGCCTCAACTACTTTATACGGAATAAAGCAGTTTAAAAAGGGAGGTGTGAAAGCAATTAGACATACCTTAAGGCCATCGGTAGGGTATAGCTATCGTCCTGACTTTTCTGACCCTAAGTATGGTTATTACAAAACCTATACTGATACAGCAGGAAATCCTGTGCAATACTCCGTATTTGAAACAGGGGGACCGGGAACAGGTAAATCAAGTGCTTTAAGTTTTAGTTTGAGCAATAATATTGAAATGAAGGTCCGGTCAAAGAAAGATACGATTAATGGTGAGAAAAAAATTTCTATTTTGAACGACTTAAGCTTTTCGAGTAGCTATAATTTTGCAGCGGAGCACTTTAGGTTGGCCCCCATTAATATGTCTGGTTTCACTAACCTGTTTAAAACTGTTAACTTAAACTTTTCAGCCGTTTTTAACCCATACGCAACAGATTCATTAGGGCGAGATATTGACCGTTATTCCATTGCCAATGGAGGGCCTTTGGTGCGTGTAACCAGTGCAAGTATAGGTTTAAGTGCTAATTTTAACTCAAAATCAAAAAATCGACCTGCATTAACTCCTCAGCAACGACGTGATTTGTATTTAATCGACCCTAACCCAAATGAATTTATAGACTTTAACATTCCTTGGAATTTGGGAGTAAATTACTCGCTTAGCTACTTTAATCAAGGTAATACAAGCTCTGTATCACAAATTGTTAACATCAATGGCGATTTTAGTCTAACTCAGAAATGGAAAATCAATGGTATGACGGGTTATGATTTCACCAATAAATCATTATCTCAAACCAGCTTAGGAATTGTTCGTGATTTGCATTGCTGGGACTTATCAATCTATTGGATACCGTTTGGCGCTTATAAAAGTTATAATATTGATTTACGTGTCAGATCATCTATTTTGCAGGATTTGAAGCTTAGCAAGCGCCGTCCTTACTACTATAATGATACCTATTAA
- the ilvB gene encoding biosynthetic-type acetolactate synthase large subunit, with protein MNSTIQNDTIKVNTIMKENRQINGSEALMMSLVAEGVDTIFGYPGGAIMPVYDALYDYRDKLNHILVRHEQGAGHAAEGYARISGKVGVCLVTSGPGATNLITPITDAMMDSVPMVCIVGQVAKSLLGTDAFQEADVMGMTMPITKWNYQVTSADEIPEIIAKAFYIAKSGRPGPVLIDITKNAQFENLSKEFVNVKCNSVRGYRPKSNYTYEQIEKAAELINSANKPFIFIGQGVLISKSENEIHELVNKAGIPVASTLHGLSAFPVAHPLYVGMLGMHGNYGPNLLTNQADVIIAVGMRFDDRVTGDLNRYAKQAKVIHIEVDPAEINKNVKTAVSINADAKEALQVLLPLICKNEHSEWLNQFKECELKEYEKVIQNEIYPTEGGLRMGEVINKISEKTKGQAALIADVGQHQMMAARYYKFERTNSFISSGGLGTMGFALPAAFGAKVAAPEREVVAVIGDGCFQMTIQELGTIAQNKLPVKIVILNNNFLGMVRQWQEMFFDHRYSFVELQNPDFIKITEGFGVKARKITDRSELDNAVEEMIASQEPYLLEVVVEKEVNVFPMVATGASVAEVRLE; from the coding sequence ATGAATTCAACAATACAAAACGATACTATAAAGGTAAATACCATCATGAAAGAAAATCGTCAGATAAATGGTTCTGAAGCATTAATGATGTCATTAGTTGCTGAAGGGGTTGATACCATCTTTGGCTATCCTGGTGGCGCAATTATGCCAGTATATGATGCATTGTATGATTATCGCGATAAATTGAATCACATTTTAGTGCGTCATGAACAAGGTGCCGGACACGCAGCAGAAGGATATGCTAGAATTTCTGGTAAAGTTGGTGTTTGTCTGGTAACTTCAGGACCTGGAGCTACCAATCTTATTACCCCAATTACCGATGCCATGATGGATAGCGTACCAATGGTTTGTATTGTTGGTCAAGTAGCTAAATCATTATTGGGAACTGATGCTTTTCAAGAAGCTGACGTAATGGGTATGACTATGCCAATTACAAAGTGGAATTATCAGGTTACCTCAGCGGATGAAATTCCTGAAATTATCGCCAAGGCTTTTTACATAGCCAAAAGTGGTCGCCCTGGACCTGTTTTAATTGATATAACCAAAAATGCACAGTTCGAAAACCTTTCTAAAGAATTTGTAAATGTAAAGTGTAATAGCGTAAGAGGTTATCGCCCTAAGTCTAATTATACATATGAGCAGATTGAAAAGGCGGCAGAGTTAATTAATTCTGCTAATAAACCTTTCATATTTATTGGTCAGGGTGTTTTGATTTCGAAATCAGAAAATGAAATTCATGAATTGGTAAATAAGGCTGGAATTCCTGTGGCGAGTACTTTACACGGACTTTCTGCTTTTCCTGTAGCGCATCCATTATATGTGGGTATGTTGGGAATGCATGGTAATTATGGCCCCAACCTGTTGACTAACCAGGCCGATGTGATTATTGCCGTGGGCATGCGATTTGACGATCGAGTTACAGGCGACTTAAACCGTTATGCAAAGCAGGCAAAAGTAATTCATATTGAAGTTGATCCGGCAGAAATTAATAAAAATGTAAAAACAGCTGTTTCAATTAATGCCGATGCTAAAGAAGCTTTACAAGTATTGCTGCCATTGATTTGCAAAAACGAACATTCAGAATGGCTTAACCAATTTAAGGAATGTGAACTAAAGGAATATGAAAAAGTAATTCAGAATGAGATTTACCCAACTGAAGGTGGTTTACGAATGGGGGAGGTAATCAATAAGATTTCTGAAAAAACAAAGGGTCAAGCAGCACTAATTGCTGATGTTGGTCAGCATCAAATGATGGCGGCTCGTTACTATAAATTTGAAAGAACCAACTCGTTTATTTCATCGGGTGGGCTAGGAACAATGGGCTTTGCGCTTCCGGCTGCATTTGGAGCCAAAGTAGCCGCTCCTGAACGAGAAGTGGTAGCTGTTATTGGAGATGGATGTTTCCAAATGACTATTCAGGAATTAGGAACAATTGCCCAGAATAAGCTTCCGGTTAAAATCGTAATCTTAAATAACAACTTCTTGGGAATGGTTCGTCAATGGCAAGAAATGTTTTTTGACCACAGATACTCGTTTGTTGAACTCCAGAATCCTGATTTCATTAAAATTACTGAAGGTTTTGGTGTAAAAGCACGCAAAATTACTGATAGAAGTGAACTTGATAATGCTGTTGAAGAAATGATTGCATCTCAAGAGCCTTACTTATTGGAAGTAGTGGTTGAAAAAGAAGTAAACGTATTTCCAATGGTAGCAACCGGAGCAAGTGTTGCGGAGGTAAGATTGGAATAA
- the ilvE gene encoding branched-chain-amino-acid transaminase yields the protein MYSNENSIVFYNGKYVKANEVLLSPYSQSFHYGNSAFEGIRAYETDEGTRIFKPIEHFKRLHYSCDKLHFKLNYSVEELTDISYELIRRNHLKNAYIRPLIFAGDNLSLTPSNVHNIFIGSFSWAVYYGDKQTKLMTSSYSRISPSAFHVDTKVSGQYVNAVLATREAKSKGFDEALLLDQNGFVAQCAASNFFFEKDNVIYTPDLGNIFPGITRSTVIDIARDLGYTVVEKNIKPEELLDIDGAFSTGTAAEVAGIESIDGRGFRKKWEDTIGYEISVKYRKRVTLKEYKGYII from the coding sequence ATGTATTCAAATGAAAATTCCATTGTGTTTTACAACGGCAAATATGTAAAAGCAAACGAAGTTCTATTAAGCCCTTATAGTCAATCATTTCACTACGGTAATAGTGCCTTTGAAGGTATACGTGCCTACGAAACGGATGAGGGAACACGTATTTTCAAGCCAATTGAACATTTCAAACGATTACACTATTCGTGTGATAAATTACATTTCAAGTTAAACTATTCAGTTGAAGAACTTACAGACATTTCATATGAGCTAATCAGACGAAATCATCTAAAAAACGCATACATCCGTCCGTTAATATTTGCTGGTGATAATTTGTCGCTTACCCCAAGTAATGTCCATAATATTTTTATTGGTTCATTTAGTTGGGCAGTGTATTATGGAGATAAGCAAACCAAATTGATGACGTCATCATATAGTCGTATTAGTCCTTCAGCATTTCATGTTGATACCAAAGTGAGCGGACAATATGTAAATGCTGTTCTTGCTACCCGAGAGGCTAAATCAAAAGGGTTCGATGAGGCCCTATTATTAGACCAAAATGGTTTTGTTGCTCAATGTGCTGCATCAAACTTCTTTTTTGAAAAGGATAATGTGATTTATACTCCGGACCTCGGAAATATTTTCCCAGGAATTACTCGCTCTACGGTGATTGATATCGCTAGAGATTTAGGATATACAGTAGTTGAAAAGAATATTAAGCCAGAAGAGTTACTTGACATTGATGGTGCATTTTCAACTGGAACCGCAGCAGAAGTAGCCGGAATTGAAAGTATTGATGGAAGAGGATTTCGTAAAAAATGGGAAGATACAATTGGTTATGAAATAAGTGTAAAATACAGAAAACGAGTCACTTTAAAAGAATACAAAGGATACATTATATAA
- a CDS encoding N-acetylmuramoyl-L-alanine amidase family protein has product MNIIFAIMEFNSTPKLKKFRAERIVFNTLALSFFFISLSSFNLQTNNESIKFKERSNYKFKTVVIDAGHGGKDIGANRGWAVEKNISLSIALKLGDQIREAFPDVKVVFTRKDDTFVELDERASIANKNKADLFISIHCNSNNSSSPYGTETYVLGLHRTKDNLEVAKRENSVILLEDNYKKKYEGFDPNSPESYIIFSLYQNKNLDKSLSIAAKIEDEFSENDNRYSRGVKQAGFVVLVRTNMPSILVETGFVSNREEGKYLASTDGQEEVASSIFRAFKSYKKELEIAN; this is encoded by the coding sequence TTGAATATTATTTTTGCGATTATGGAATTTAATAGCACCCCAAAGTTAAAGAAATTTAGAGCAGAGAGAATAGTTTTTAACACTTTGGCTCTTTCATTTTTTTTCATCAGTTTATCTTCTTTTAACTTACAAACTAATAATGAGAGTATTAAATTTAAAGAAAGATCAAATTATAAATTTAAAACTGTAGTTATTGATGCGGGGCATGGAGGTAAAGATATTGGCGCAAACAGAGGGTGGGCAGTTGAAAAGAATATTTCTCTTTCAATTGCGTTAAAATTGGGTGATCAAATTCGTGAGGCCTTCCCTGATGTAAAAGTTGTGTTTACACGTAAGGATGATACTTTTGTTGAATTAGATGAACGGGCAAGTATTGCTAATAAGAACAAAGCTGATTTGTTTATATCAATACACTGCAACTCAAACAACAGTAGTTCTCCATATGGAACAGAAACATACGTATTAGGATTACACCGTACGAAAGATAACTTAGAGGTTGCTAAACGTGAGAACTCGGTTATTTTACTAGAGGATAACTACAAAAAGAAATACGAAGGTTTTGATCCGAACTCTCCAGAATCATATATTATCTTTTCTCTTTATCAGAATAAAAACCTCGACAAAAGCTTATCCATTGCAGCCAAAATTGAAGATGAATTTAGTGAAAATGATAACAGGTATAGTCGTGGCGTGAAACAAGCTGGATTTGTTGTGTTGGTTAGAACCAATATGCCTTCAATATTAGTTGAAACTGGTTTCGTTTCTAACCGTGAAGAAGGAAAATACCTTGCAAGCACAGATGGACAGGAAGAAGTTGCATCTTCAATATTTAGAGCATTTAAATCATATAAAAAAGAGCTAGAAATAGCTAATTAA
- the ilvN gene encoding acetolactate synthase small subunit, translating into MEKLYTISVFTENNIGLLNRLTIIFTRRRINIESLTVSETEKKGISRFTIVVRCTEDMSKKLVQQINKVIEVLIAYAYDADNMIFSEVAIYKVNTEESIKLTPIVNLANEHGARVMYMEPGFAALEKTGTIEDLMKFYDLLKPFGLLEFVHSGRIAIHKQRKQAHELYHAEELTEYERIFV; encoded by the coding sequence ATGGAAAAATTATATACCATATCAGTTTTTACGGAGAACAATATCGGTTTATTAAACCGGTTAACGATCATTTTTACTCGTCGCCGTATTAACATTGAAAGCTTAACAGTTTCCGAAACAGAAAAGAAGGGAATTTCGCGCTTTACAATTGTAGTGCGCTGTACTGAAGATATGAGTAAAAAGCTCGTACAACAAATCAATAAAGTTATTGAGGTGCTGATTGCCTATGCATACGATGCAGACAATATGATCTTTAGTGAGGTGGCTATTTATAAAGTAAATACTGAGGAATCAATCAAATTAACCCCGATAGTTAATTTGGCCAATGAGCATGGCGCAAGGGTAATGTATATGGAGCCAGGGTTTGCTGCATTAGAAAAAACTGGTACCATTGAAGACTTAATGAAGTTTTACGACTTATTAAAGCCTTTTGGGCTATTAGAGTTTGTGCATTCAGGTCGTATTGCTATTCATAAGCAACGTAAGCAGGCGCATGAACTATACCATGCAGAAGAATTAACTGAATACGAAAGAATATTCGTTTAA
- the ilvA gene encoding threonine ammonia-lyase IlvA — translation MQTTTANLTDQVLLAAEKLNGVAVKTPLQFCSRLSEKYNCKLYFKREDMQPVRSYKIRGAYNNIINLDAMQRERGVVCASAGNHAQGVALSCNKLKIKAHIFMPQVTPRQKIEKVKSFGGDWINIVLTGTTYDEAYAASKRFSELNLLAFIHPFDDWNTIVGQATVAKEIYNELPDAEVLVLPIGGGGLASGVSSFYKENKPEVKIFGIDPAGAPKMIAASKAGKPISLDSIDTFIDGAAVKQIGDLTYQLITENVDECITVEEGKVCTTMIELYQNEGIIAEPAGALSVAALDKIGRHLKGKKVVCVISGGNNDIARYPEVIERSLIYEGLKHYFIVEFAQKPGELRNFLNDALGPNDDIVHFQYLKKTNKEFGPALVGIELAKRIDLEPLLYRLKQNNINYINVNEHEMLRKYLV, via the coding sequence ATGCAAACAACAACCGCCAATTTAACAGATCAGGTTTTACTAGCCGCCGAAAAGCTTAACGGTGTTGCAGTAAAAACACCTCTTCAATTTTGCTCACGTTTATCTGAAAAATATAACTGCAAGCTTTATTTTAAACGTGAAGATATGCAACCTGTACGTTCGTATAAAATCAGGGGTGCGTACAATAACATAATTAATCTTGATGCAATGCAGCGTGAACGTGGAGTGGTTTGCGCGAGTGCCGGTAATCATGCACAAGGAGTTGCTCTAAGTTGTAATAAACTGAAAATTAAAGCGCATATCTTTATGCCCCAGGTTACTCCACGTCAGAAAATTGAGAAAGTAAAAAGCTTTGGTGGCGACTGGATAAACATTGTACTTACAGGAACCACTTATGACGAAGCATATGCAGCTTCAAAGCGATTTTCCGAATTAAATTTACTAGCCTTTATTCATCCATTCGACGATTGGAATACAATAGTTGGTCAGGCTACTGTAGCAAAGGAAATTTATAATGAACTGCCTGATGCAGAAGTATTAGTACTCCCAATTGGCGGTGGCGGATTAGCATCCGGAGTATCCTCATTCTACAAAGAAAATAAACCTGAAGTAAAAATATTTGGAATCGATCCAGCCGGTGCTCCAAAAATGATTGCAGCTTCGAAAGCCGGTAAACCCATTAGTTTGGATTCCATTGATACATTCATTGATGGAGCTGCAGTAAAGCAAATTGGCGACCTCACTTATCAGCTTATAACCGAAAATGTTGATGAATGCATTACTGTTGAAGAAGGCAAAGTTTGTACAACAATGATTGAGTTGTATCAAAATGAGGGTATCATCGCAGAACCTGCAGGAGCACTTTCTGTGGCCGCCTTAGATAAAATTGGGCGTCATTTAAAAGGCAAAAAAGTTGTATGTGTAATCAGTGGAGGCAATAATGATATTGCCCGTTATCCAGAGGTAATTGAGCGCAGCTTAATCTATGAGGGTCTTAAACATTACTTTATTGTTGAATTTGCTCAAAAGCCGGGTGAACTTCGTAATTTTTTAAATGATGCATTAGGGCCAAATGATGACATTGTGCATTTTCAATACCTGAAGAAAACGAACAAGGAATTTGGGCCGGCATTGGTCGGAATTGAGCTGGCAAAAAGAATAGACTTGGAACCGTTGCTTTACCGACTGAAACAGAATAATATTAATTACATCAACGTCAACGAGCACGAAATGCTCAGAAAGTATCTTGTTTAA
- the ilvD gene encoding dihydroxy-acid dehydratase translates to MNNLNRYSATLTQDATQPAAQAMLHGIGLTDDDMNKAQVGIASAGYEGNTCNMHLNDLARVIKHGVTENEMVGLIFNTIGVSDGISMGTDGMRYSLQSREIIADSIETVVSAMWYDAVITVMGCDKNMPGALIAMGRLNRPSIMVYGGTINAGHHNGKELDVVSAFEALGQKIAGNITPEEFKEVIKNACPGSGACGGMYTANTMSSAIEALGMSLPYSSSNPATSKEKQEECKNAGKAIRLLLEKNILPKDIMTRKAFENAMTMVMALGGSTNAVLHLIAMAKAVGVPLTIDDFQRISDKTPFIADLKPSGKYLMEDVHKIGGTPAVMKYLLSKGFLHGDCLTVTGKTVAENLAEVPELSVEQKVIVPVETPIKSTGHLQILYGNLAEEGSVAKITGKEGLKFSGPAKVFDTEFEFNDAVLSGKIQKGDVIVIRFQGPKGAPGMPEMLKPTSLIMGAGLGKDVALITDGRFSGGTHGFVVGHITPEAQNGGLIGLVKDGDVITIDAQNRVLNVNLSDTEIINRKAAWQQPAWRATKGTLAKYIKNVSSASEGCVTDEL, encoded by the coding sequence ATGAACAACTTAAATAGATATAGTGCGACATTAACTCAGGATGCTACTCAACCTGCAGCTCAAGCTATGCTTCACGGCATTGGACTAACAGATGATGACATGAACAAAGCCCAGGTGGGTATAGCAAGTGCTGGTTACGAGGGTAACACCTGTAACATGCACTTAAATGATTTAGCACGAGTAATTAAGCATGGCGTTACTGAAAATGAGATGGTTGGACTCATTTTTAATACCATCGGTGTTAGTGATGGTATTTCAATGGGAACTGATGGGATGCGTTACTCACTTCAATCGCGCGAAATAATTGCCGATAGTATTGAGACTGTAGTTTCAGCTATGTGGTATGATGCAGTAATTACTGTTATGGGCTGTGATAAAAATATGCCTGGTGCATTAATTGCCATGGGGCGTTTGAATCGTCCTTCAATAATGGTTTATGGAGGTACAATTAATGCTGGCCATCATAACGGGAAAGAATTAGATGTTGTTTCGGCTTTTGAAGCATTGGGTCAAAAAATAGCAGGCAATATTACTCCTGAAGAATTTAAGGAAGTTATAAAAAATGCTTGTCCTGGTTCGGGAGCTTGTGGCGGTATGTACACAGCCAATACAATGTCTTCAGCAATTGAAGCATTAGGAATGAGCTTACCTTACAGCTCATCAAATCCGGCCACAAGCAAAGAAAAACAAGAAGAATGTAAGAATGCAGGAAAAGCGATTCGTTTGCTTTTAGAAAAGAATATTCTTCCAAAGGATATCATGACCCGCAAAGCCTTTGAAAATGCTATGACTATGGTTATGGCCTTGGGTGGATCAACAAATGCAGTATTGCACCTTATTGCTATGGCAAAAGCAGTTGGTGTGCCATTAACAATTGATGATTTCCAACGTATTTCAGATAAAACTCCGTTTATCGCTGACTTAAAGCCAAGCGGTAAATACCTAATGGAGGATGTTCATAAAATAGGTGGAACGCCGGCTGTAATGAAATACTTATTGAGCAAAGGCTTTTTACATGGTGATTGTTTAACTGTTACAGGAAAAACAGTTGCAGAAAACCTTGCAGAAGTACCTGAATTATCTGTAGAACAAAAAGTAATAGTACCGGTTGAAACGCCAATTAAGTCAACAGGGCACTTGCAAATCCTTTATGGAAACTTAGCCGAAGAAGGTTCTGTAGCAAAAATTACTGGCAAAGAAGGGCTAAAGTTCTCAGGACCTGCGAAAGTATTTGATACTGAGTTCGAATTTAACGATGCAGTGCTAAGTGGAAAAATCCAGAAAGGTGATGTAATAGTAATTCGCTTCCAAGGGCCTAAAGGAGCTCCTGGAATGCCAGAAATGCTTAAACCAACGTCATTAATTATGGGAGCAGGTTTAGGGAAAGATGTTGCTTTAATTACTGACGGTCGTTTTTCTGGTGGAACGCATGGTTTTGTGGTTGGTCATATTACACCTGAAGCTCAAAACGGAGGCTTAATTGGTTTAGTAAAAGATGGTGATGTAATCACTATAGATGCCCAAAATCGTGTGTTAAATGTTAATTTGAGTGATACTGAAATTATCAACCGAAAAGCTGCTTGGCAACAACCGGCATGGAGGGCAACAAAAGGTACTCTTGCAAAGTACATCAAAAATGTTTCTTCTGCATCTGAAGGGTGCGTAACAGACGAGTTATAA